AGAGGAACATGCCGGCAGGGATCAGCCATAGCAACTGTTTCCGGCTCTGGCTTCCCGTGAGATACTTCAACAGGAAAGCGATACCGATCAGCTCATAAACGATCACAGTATGATTGTACCAGGGCCAGTAATTAAGGAAGGAATAAGAGAGGCTGAATAACAGCACTCCGAGAAAACGTAGTCCCGGCTGCACTTTCAGGCTTTTGCCGATAGACAGGAAAGCAAATCCTGATAAGAGATTGATAAATGCCTGTGCCTTTACCAGTGTGATCAGTTGCGGCCCGAATAGTTTGAAGAAGAGCGCAGGTACTGCCCAGTACATATAACCGAGCGGTATCCCAAAGTCTTTATAGGGCAATTGTCCTTCAGACATACGGTAGGCGCCTTCCCAGCTCAGGAAAATATTGATGCGATACGGGAAAACGGCAAAGAGGGGGGCGATCGCAATAACTACGATCACCAGGATTTCGGCGATTGCCAGTAAACGTTTCATATAAACAAATATAATGTGCATCCCCTGAACATGGAAATGATTGATCCGCTACCTTTTAGTAGTATTGCGGCTTCCGGGAATAGGATGTATCTTGTGCCGCAGATAGCAGCGATCATGCGTGATTATATTAAATTGTTGCGGCCTAAGGATTGGGCCAAGAATCTTTTCCTGTTCGTACCTTCTTTTTTTGCAGGTAAGTTGTTCAACCTGCACAAATTTGAATTACTGATAGGTGGTTTTATTGCATTCAGTTTTCTCGCAAGCAGCATCTATATCCTTAACGATTACCGGGATATTGAAGCGGACCGCAAACATCCAACCAAGTGTAAACGCCCGCTGGCTGCAGGTTCTGTGAGCAAGCCCACAGCGCTCATTATCTGTTTCCTGCTTCTGGCGGCAGGCTTGCTGATCAGTTATCTGCTGGACAGCAGCGGCAAATTCCTCTTCGTTACTTCCCTTTATTATCTACTGAATATCGGCTACTGTTTCGGGCTTAAGAATGTGAGTATCCTCGATATGATCATCGTGGCCATCGGCTTTGTGCTGCGCGTGAAAGGAGGTTCCGTACTGGCAGAAGTTGACCTGAGCCAGTGGCTTACCATCATGACCTTCCTCCTGGCCATTTTTATGGCTATAGCGAAAAGAAGGGACGATGTAATGCTGAAAACAAGCACCGGACAGGAAATGAGGAAAGTGATCAAAGGCTATAACCTGGACTTCCTGAACACCATGCTGGGCCTGATCTGCGCCATATTAATAGTGACATATATCAATTATACGGTAAGCTCTGCCGTGCTTTACAGCCAGTTTGGCCACCGTATCTATTATACCGCCCTTTTTGTGATTGCAGGAATTATGCGATATTTGCAAATCACCTTCGTCCTGAACAAGGCCGGCTCACCTACCGAGATCCTGTACAAAGACCGATTTATCCAGGTTACCCTCCTCTTATGGATTGCCAGTTTCTTTTTCATATTGTACATGAAAGATGTAACGATTTTTGACAAATAAAACATCCTGGCAAGTTTGTTATGAAAAAAGTGATCGCCAACTGGGGCAATTACCCAGCTATGGAAAGCGATGAACGGCTGTTCTCTTACGATGATCAGTTACAGGACATCATTCGAAACAGCCCGCATTTCATCCCCCGTGGAAACGGACGTTGCTATGGCGACGCCTCCCTCGCCGGTGAAACCATCAATACCATCAAATACGATAAGATTCTTTCCTTCGATTCGGAGAACGGTGTATTCGAGTGCCAGAGCGGTCTCACATTAGATCAGATTCTGGAAGTGATCGTGCCCAAAGGATGGTTCCTCCCCGTTACGCCCGGCACCAAGTTCATTACTATCGGCGGCGCTGTGGGCAGTGATGTACATGGAAAGAACCACCATGTGGATGGCACTTTCGGCCAACATATCATCGATATGGATATCATCCTCGCTGATGGCTCACTGGTTACCTGCTCCCCTTCACAACTGCCGGATCTTTTTGAAGCCACCTGCGGTGGAATGGGGCTAACAGGAATGATCACACGAGTTAAATTCCAATTAAAAAAGATCCCTTCTTCCTATATCAGTCAAAAACAGATCAAGGCGGCCAACCTGGAAGAGCTGATCCGCTTGTTTGAAGAGTACAAGCATTACACCTACTCCATGGCCTGGATCGATTGTCTGCAAAAAGGCAATAGTTTTGGTCGTGGTATCATGACTATCGGTGAATTCGCAAAGCCTGAAGAGCTGAACGAAAAACAGCGCAAAGCCCCGCTGGCGCTGCCTAAGAAGAAAGCCATCACCATACCATTCAATTTTCCTTCCTGGAGTTTGAACACTTTCACCGTAAAGGCTTTCAATTTTCTTTATTACAATAAAAATGTAAAAAAGGAAATCAGTTCCGTAACCACTTACGAGCCTTTCTTCTATCCGCTGGATGCACTATTGCACTGGAACCGTTGCTATGGGAAGAAAGGATTTGTGCAATACCAGTTCGTGTTGCCGCTGGAAGCCAAAGAAGGATTGATCGATATTCTCCGCCGCATCGGCGCCAGGGGAATGGGCTCTTTCCTGGTAGTGCTGAAAGTTTTTGGTAAACAGGAGAACAGCCTTATTTCATTTCCATTCGAAGGATATACACTGGCCCTGGACTTCCCCGTGCGTAAAGGATTGTTCGAATTCCTGGATGAACTGGACCAGGTGGTACTCAAATATGGCGGCAGGCTATACATGAGTAAAGACGCCAGGATGAAGCCGTCCATGCTGGAAGCCGGGTATCCGAGATTGCAGGAATTCAAATCGATCGTTCAGAAATATAACCCTGACGGAAAGATCCGTTCCATCCAGTCAGACAGACTGGAGCTTACAAAGTAAATCACAAAGAGAAACAACCACATAATGCCTACCGTTCTAATTCTTGGCGCTGCTTCCGATATGGCTGTGGCAATAGCAAAGAAATACGCCTCCAAAGGATTCAATGTGCAACTGGCCGCCCGTAATACCGGCCGCCTGCAGGCACTGCAATCGGATATTGCTATCCGTTATAATGTACAATGCAGCCTGCACGAATTCGATGCATTGAATTTTGAAAGTCACCAGTCTTTTTTCTACAATCTTGACCACAAGCCTGAAATAACTATTTGTGTTTTTGGCTATCTGGGAGATAATGAGATTGCCCGGGCCAACTGGAATGAATCAGCGAAGATCATCAACACCAACTATACCGGGGCCGTGAGCATTCTTAATGTGGTCAGCAATTTTTATGCTGCACAGAAAAGCGGCACCATCGTGGGGATCAGCTCCGTGGCCGGCGAGCGCGGCAGGCAGAGTAATTACATGTACGGCAGTGCCAAAGCAGGTTTTACAGCCTATTTGTCTGGTTTGCGAAACCGGATGTTCCATGAAAACGTACATGTAGCAAGCGTACAACCAGGATTCGTGTACACGGCTATGACTGCGAATATGAAACTGCCGCCATTGCTGACAGCAAAACCGGAAGATGTGGCCAATACAGTTTTCAATGCTGCAGCCAAAAAGAAGAATGTGGTGTATGTAAAATGGTTCTGGCGCTGGATCATGCTGATCATCAAATCGGTTCCGGAATTCATGTTCAAAAAATTAAAATTGTGAGCAGAAGGATCGCCTTTTTCGATTTCGATGGCACCATCACTACAAAGGATACCATGCTCAAAATGATCCGGTATACCTTCGGGCCCTGGAAATTCATGATCGGCTTTATGCTGAACAGCCCGTTCATTGTGGCATACAAGCTGGGCCTGATCAGTAATCATGTGGCCAAGCAACAGGTGTTGCGTTTCTTCTTTGGAAAGTTGAGCACAGAAAAATTCAATGCACTTTGCCGTGAATATGCGGAGGAAGCCATTCCATTGGTTGTGAGAGCAAAGGCAATGAAAGAAATAGAATTATTGAAATTGAATGGCGCTGCGGTGATAGTGGTATCGGCCTCACCGGAGAACTGGCTGCAGCCCTGGTGCCATGCCAATGGTTTGCAATTGCTGGCCACGCGCATGCAGGTAAGCAATGGACGGATCACCGGAAGAATAGAAGGACTGAATTGTCATGGTGTAGAAAAAGTGCGCCGCATCCGCGAAGCATTCGATCTTGCTCAATTTGATCATGTATACTGTTACGGAGACACAAACGGTGACAAGCCCATGCTGGAACTTGCCACCGTATCATTTTTTAAACCATTCCGTTAGAAGCACTACTACTTCTTAACGATCTTTCTTACTTCGCGCCATCCATTTTCCCCGGTAATGGCCACCAGGTAAATGCCAGTGTTGATGTCGCGGGTATCAATATCGGCCATCAGCTGGTCCTGCTGTTTGGCGTATTGTGATTGTTTGATCAGTCTTCCATCCATGCTCAGTATCCTTACAGTGAGCCTGCCGCGTTCCTGGTTGTTCACGGATACCCAAAGCGTTTGTTGTACGGGGTTAGGGAAGAATTCAGTATTCACGCTTAACTTATCCCTGTGTATGGGAACGATCTTTGAATACATTGGCTTACCTGCCGAGACTATTTTCAGCCGGTAGTATGATTGTCCGTTCACATGGAACCAGCTATAGGTTTGTTGCGGAACTTTTCCTGCGCTGCGCGTGGAATATACAGTGGCGAATTTTTTTCCATCATCACTTGCTTCGATCTTGAATTGTTCATCGCCGGTTTCTTCGGAGGTGGTCCAGTTAAGCTGTGTGCCTGTTCCACTTGGGTAAGCAGTAAAGGCTTTCAGTTTAATGGGCAATACAATGGAGTTGGACTTCACCACAACAGTGTCTTTGGTGGTGGCGCCCAGGTTATCGGTTGTGGTCAGTTCAAATTTATAATCTCCGATCAGCAGGTTGGAGATCTTAGGCGCTGAAGCATTGGCGTCTGAGAGAGAGTATACAGCAGGGCCCTCGATCTTATTCCAGCGATAGCTCACCACGGTGCCATCCGGATCATAAGAGCTGCCTCCATTAAGATCTGCTTCGGCGATCAATACTTCCTGGTCTGGGCCGGCTTCGGTAACGGGAGGAATATTCGGAGCGGTGCCATTCACCACGGTGATGGTTACCTGATCTACTGACCAGTCTGCGCGATCGTCAACAGCTTTCAATTCGTATACATAAGTACCGGCTGAAGTGAGGTTCACTACCCGCGTGAGGCCATCGGCGGATTCTGGTGTCATGATGGTTCCTACAGAAGGGCCTGATACTTTGCGCCAAAAGTATTTCACCAGTTTTCCGTCTTCATCCTTTGAATACACGGCGCTGAGATTTACCTGGGGCCTGGCAGTGGAGATGGTTGCATCCGGCCCGGCATTGGCGACAGGCCTGCGGTTGACAGGCAGCGATTTATTTTGTCCCAGGAACCATTCATACAGATTAGGGTTCTGGTTATTGTGGGTCACGTCATATACGCGGCCCCAGATACCATGACCGCCGGTAGGCCAGATGGTCATGATAGGGTCCACTTTCGGACTACAATTGTTGCGGATATTGGTGATGCTGCCGATAGTACAGCTGACAGGAGCAGCACTGTTATCGTCATTTGCATGGAAGCTCCACATGGGCAGGTCTGCTTTGGCGATATTGCACCAGTCGGTACTCTGGCAGGCACCGCAACTGGTGGCGATAGCGGCAAATTGTCGTCCGTTGGATTCCGATGCTCCGCAATATGCCCAGGTTCCGCCGCCGCCCATACTGAGGCCGGTGAGGAAGATGCGATCGGTATCAACACTGAAATTGGCTTTGCCGTATTTGATCATTTCATCGATGATGAAATTCTGCCAGAAGCTGTAATAGTTCTCATTCAATTGTGGCATCAGAACGATAAAGGTTTCGGTCTTGCCATTCCAGGTGAAGGTCATGTTATGCCCGTCGCGGATATTCCTTGGCAGGCCTTGCTCAAGCACACGTGACAAAGTGGTTGTACCATTCCCGCGCTCACCATATCCGTGGAGGAAAACGATCATCGGGTATTTGACAGCCGGATCATAGTTCAGCGGTTTGAACTCATAGAAAGCGATGTCTTCATTGCTGCCTGTTTTCTTGATGGTTCTGGCTGTCAGTTGCGCGCTGGCTGTGGCAGTCACCAGCAGGCACAGGATTGCTAGTAAATTCTTCATGAGGTTCGGATTAAGAGAGTTAAAAGGGCTGTGCTAACGGTAAGGAACAATCGAAAATAACGGGTACAGTAACAGGAAAGCGGAATTGCTTAGCCGGGAGGCTGATAGATACCATAATAATAGGTGCAGAGCAAACAGCGGATCGGGTATTGTTTGGTCTTCATAGGGATTAAATTGTACAGAAATAGCAACAATTACTATACCATTAGCCCGGAAACCGGCCTCCATTGCGGAAAGCAGGCGAAAATCGAGTGTTTCTGCGGGAATTCATTCTCGGGCTTTTCCGGCGGTTATTACCTGCAGGATCTCGTAGATATGACATGTAAATATTGCAGGCTGGCAGTTGATTGCTTTAATCCTGATTTAATAAGGGCTTGCTTTGATGGCGGATCAGGCCCTGTTTTTTAAGTCCGTTTTAATGTCTGTTAGTGGACTGTTAAGCTCAGAACCAACTGATTAAACAGGCATTGGCTTTGTGCAGTCTAAAGGGAGACTTTTAAAAAAACAGGATTATGAAAAATTTCATCTTAACCATTGGAATAGCGGCTTCGTCCATGCTTGTTCTGGCTGGATGTACCAAAGACCCGCTCGATAACATGTCAGAGGAAGAAAGCAGGATCTATATCACCAATCACGATAGTACCGCTGCCTTTTCTTCTTATTCAACATTCAGTGTGGCCGACTCTGTGGCCGTGATCGATAATAATAAACTGTCCGAGAAATCATTGTCGGATGTAGATGCGGCGTTCATCGCAGCTGTTAAGAAACAATTGCAGGACAGAGGCTATACGCTCGTAGCCAAAGATGCGGACCCTGATCTGGGTATCAATATCAACCGCATTTACAATACCTATTCCGGTATTGTTAGTTATCCTGACTATTGGGGTGGGTATCCCGGCATCTGGGATCCCTGGTACTGGGGCTATCCTGGTTACGGTTATTACTGGCCTGGCTTCTATGGAGTATACTCCATTAAGGAAGGAGCACTCTCCATCGATGCACTTGACCTGAAGAATGCGGACAAAGACAATAAGATCCACGGTGTGTGGAATGGTTTGATCCGTGGTTCCGGCATCTTCCGTCCGGGTGCAGGCGATAGCCAGATCAAAGCCCTTTTCGATCAGTCACCTTACTTCAAAAGAAGCTAACCAGGTGAACAATTGTTGAACTGAAAAAATTTAGCATCATGAAAAAGATCAGCATTATTGCTTCGATGATAGCCGGTGCACTGCTCGTTACCCTGTTGCCTCATCAAAGCCAGGCACAGCAAGGTGTCACCAAATTGAATATCGGCTACAATATCGCTTCTCCGCTGGGCTCATTTAAAGATGAGGTGAACAAAACCTCTTTCCGCGGATGGACAGCCAACGTACTGTATGGCGTAACCGATAAGATCTCTGTAGGTCTGGGAACCGGTTACCAGGACTTCTACCAGAAATATCCCCGCGCCAATTACAAGCTGGTGGAAGGTGGCGATATCTCTGCTGTAGTGAGTAATTCCATTCAGGTAGTACCGATCCTGGCAACAGGTCAGTACAACTTCCTTCCTGAAGGACCCGTTCAGCCCTATGCAGGTGTTGGAGTAGGAGGTAACCTGGTATTCTATCGCCAGTTCCTGGGAGAATTCTCCAGCAGCAAAACCAAATTCGGATTTGCTGTAAGACCTGAAGCAGGTGTGTATATTCCATTTGGAAGGAATAGTCGATCAGGCATCACCGTTAATGCGAACTATAATTATATGCCATTCAATTATAATGGCGTGAAGCAGTTGAGTAACTGGGGCGGTGGAGTTGGTGTGAAGTTTCCATTAGAGTAGTTGCCGCCTCTTGATATAAAAAATCCGGCTGTAAAACGAACCGCGCGGGAGGAGTGATGATTGAACTGTAGTTGGTGTGGTTGGATTGTGATAAATAATTTGGCTCCTTCGCTTACGTTTTCAAGGCCGGAGTTTTTTATATCACTCGGCTGATGTGCCGGAAAGTGCAGCAGTTCTTAGTGAAGAATGAAAGTTTCCGGATGAATGGATAAAGCCCGCAGCAGCGGGCTTTTGTGTTTGAAAGGTTGTCCTGATTTATAATTCAGTACAAGCCTTACACCTACAGTACTTCCGGCGGGAACTCATTTGAGTAGCTTTGCGTATTCAGTAAATACGTAGCCCAAATGCAATTAATAAACACCCGGAACATCTTGCCTGTATCATATCAAACTCCTTTCAATTCATTTTTTTTCAACAGGAAATTATTAGCAGGATGCATGTTTGCCATTGCATCGCTGTGCTTTTGTTTGCAGGTGCAGGCTCAGTCATGGGATAAAATGACAGAAGGCCACGACCGGAATGATATCCTGATGGCAGATGATCTGAAAGGATGGAATGTTGGCGCCAATGGTGTGATTGCCTATACCATTAATGGTGGCGTAAGGTGGAACTACCAGCCATCAGGCACGTATGAAACCCTGAACCGGATCTGGAGATTCAATGACAATGATATCTGGGTAGCAGGTAACAATGGCACTATCCTCCACTGGAACGGACAGGCATGGAGTACGCAAACATCCGGCGTTACCACCAATCTCACTGCTATCTGGGGTACAGATCCCAGTCATATCTGGGTGGCGGGCGCGAATGGTCTGATTCTTTTCTGGAATGGCAGCAGCTGGGCAACGCAAACATCGGGAACAACTGTTCGTCTCACTGGTATCTCCGGAACCGATGCCAGTAATGTTTGGGTATCCGGAGAGTCCGGCACCATCCTCAAATGGGACGGTAGCAGCTGGACGCCGCAATCTTCGGGCACGGGCAATCACCTCAATGATATATGGGCATTCGATAATGATCATTTATGGGCAGTGGGTATATCAGGCACGGTATTGAAGTTCGATGGTACTTCATGGTCCCGCCAATCAGCCAATGCTGCCGGTGTGATTATGCGTGTAACTGGAACTTCCGCTACCAATGTATGGCTTGTAATTCAGGAAGGTGGCGTAATTCAATATAACGGAACTTTCTGGATAAGCCGTAATGCGATTGCCGGATTGAGTAGTGTATCCGTAATTGCTGCCAACAAAGTTTGGATCGCCGCTGCCAATGGCATGGTGCTCAAGTATAGCGGATCAGGCTTTTCCATTCAAACAGAATCATTGGGTGATAATACCATCGCCATCTGGGGTACCAGTTCCACTAATATATGGGTTGCCAATCAAACTGACGTTCTTCAGAAATGGGATGGAACTTCCTGGACCAGGTATAATACTCCGTTTCTGGGTAAATATAAAAGCCTCTGGGGCTATAGTAATACTGAGTTCTACGGCGCTTCCCATACCGGCAATATTATTTTGAAAAGTTTTGATTGGGTAGGCATGAATTTGTTCACCATGCATAATCTCAATTGTGTATGGGGATTGAATCAAACCTTTGTTTGGGCTGTGGGTGATAATGGTACGGTCAGAAAACGTGCAGTTCCTTACTGGGATGCCTATTATGCAGGCCCCGATCATTTGTATAAGATCTGGGGCACAGATGGGAACAATATTTGGACGGTTGGCGCCAATGGTGGTATCTACAAGTTGACTGGAACAACTTTTACAAGAGAGGCTTCAGGAGTAAGCCAGCAACTGAATGCCATTCACGGAACAGATGCCAATAATGTTTGGGTAGCAGGAAAAGCCGGCACCATCCTGCATTGGGATGGCAGCACCTGGACGCAAATTGTTTCCGGTACAACCGTTGATCTCGCTGATATTTTCGTGAATGCTACAAATGATGTGCTGGTAGTAGGTACTGGCGGCACCATACGTCGTTGGAATGGCAGCATTTGGCAAACAGAAGTATCCAACACCAACAAAAACCTGACGGGCATTACCAAACTGGATGGCACAACCTATATCATTGGTGAAAAAGGATTGGTGATGACCTACTCCTCTGCTACGCTCCCGCTTCGTTTAACTGCATTCACCGGTTACAGGAATAAGAGCAGTAACCGGATTGAATGGAAAACAGCGGATGAATCCAATACCAGCTTATTCTCCGTTGAAAGAAGTTCAGATGGCAGGAGCTATTCGGCAATCGCTTCCATTCCTGCCAAGGGGCAGGGGAACGGAATATATTCTTATGATGATCATTTCCCGGGTACAGGCAGCGCTACACTTTACTATCGGTTACAAATGATCGATAAGGACGGCGCCTTCACTTACAGCAAAGTGATTGTATTGAAAACCCCGGCAAATGAAAGGATCATTGCTTATCCTAATCCGGTGAAGGATATCGTTACCATTGCCTTGCCAGATCGGCAACTGCTCAATACCAGCGCAATATTAACGGATGTCAATGGCAGGAGGGTAAGAGAAATTACCATCACGCGTCAGCATCAGTTGATCGAAATGGGTGGGCTGTCTGCCGGGTTGTATATGCTCCGGTTTAGTAATGGCAAAACCATCGGCTTGCAAAAACAGTAAGTCCTGCTGTATAATGGAAGGGATGAAAATTAATTCAGCTGAGGATCTGTTGGGTAGTTGGCCATCATCTCGTAGTCGCCGCCCAGTTCTTTCAGGGCGTCTTTCCAGATTTCTTCTATTTTTTTGTGGAATACAAGTTTGCGGGTAGCCTGTGCAGTGAGCCAGGATTTTTCCTTCAGCTCATCATTGAGCTGGCCATTACCCCAGCCGGAATAACCGATGAAGAAACGGATCTTGTTGAGATCGAGAGAGCCTTCTTTGATGAGGGAAATGGCTGTTTCAAAATCTCCACCCCAGTAAATGCCATCCATTACCTGGAAGCTGCCAGGGATCAATTCAGGGTATTGATGAAGGAAATGAATAGTGTCCATCTGAACCGGACCGCCATAATAAACGGGGAGCTTGAGTTCTTCCAGATCGTTCATCAGCTCGTCAAGTGTATGATTGAAGGTCTTATTGATCACGAAACCAAAACTGCCTTCTTCCTGGTGATCGCACAAAAAAACCACTGTTCTCATAAAATTGGGATCCTTGAGAAAGGGCTCTGCTATCAACAACGTACCTGGACCGGGAACTATCATATTTCTAAATTAAGACTTATATATTATTGACAAAATGATTGTTTAAAAAAAGAAAGGTTGCTCAAAACTTACTAAGTTAGCGGCGCGGCACTGATAAATCTTAGTTAAAAGGAATCGTCTTCATTTAGTTGATTCCTGCCGTTCATCACCAGTTCATTAAATTTGCCGATTGAAATTACCTGCTGAGGAAAATGATCTGACTTCCCTAACCAATGGGATTGCTGCCGGTGGACAGGATGCGGGTAATGACAGCGACCACAAAAACATATCATTTGCAACTAAGGAAAATATTTCCTGTGATCATTGTACTGATCAGCTTATCGCTGATCGGAACGATCTACGTACAGTATAACTGGCTGCTTACCATGGAAGCAGAAAAGCAGCACGAATTCAAATCGAAGCTGGTGAAGTCCATGGGCGAAGTGGCCAACTCACTGATGGAGCAGAAAAGCACCCTGCCTACGCTCAAGACCTTCAGAAATAAACCAGGTCTCACCTGGCCCTCCGAACAGTTCCGGCTGGAGCTGATGAAGCCGCCAACCATCGCGCAAAAATTCACTGAATTTGAAGTGCAGGAAAAACTGCAGAAAGCATTCGATAACCAGGAAGGTTTGAAAGGCATCAAATTCGAGTTCGCTATCACGGCCAACGTGAACCTGATGCACTACGAACTTAAATCCGCCAATTTCCTCAATCTCTGGCAGGACACAGTGAACAACCTGCAACTGGTCTACTATTTCCAGCCCGAAAGCGGTTCCGACCTGGAGAACCTGGTGCCGGAAGAAGTGATGATGGTGGTAGTTCCCAACGTGAAGAAACTGGTACTGAAACAAATGAGATGGATGATCATCGGGGCCATCTTCTTCACCATCGTGATCATTCTTGCATTCTATGTTACCGTGGCCGCACTGATACGTCAAAAGAAAATGAGTGAGATCAAGAACGATTTCATCAACAACATGACGCATGAGTTCAAAACGCCACTGGCCACCATATCTCTTGCAGTGGATGCACTACGGAACGAAAAAGTGCTGCAGGACCGCCAGAAGATGGAATATTTCAGCGGCATCATCAAGGAAGAGAACAAGCGGATGAACAAGCATGTGGAAACCATCCTCCAGGCCGCTGTGATGGACCGCCAGGAATTACAACTGGCCAAGCGCCCAGTGCATATGCATGAATTGCTCAACGATATTATCGACGATTATACTTTACGGCTCCAGGAAAAGCAGGGTAGTGCTGAATTGCAGCTTAATGCACGCAGGGACCTGGTGGAAGCCGATCCCGTGCATTTCAGGAATCTTTTTTCCAATCTCATAGACAATGCAGTAAAATACTCCAACGATAATCTTTTCATCAGGATCACCACACACAGCACCAATAAGAACCTGG
This portion of the Pseudobacter ginsenosidimutans genome encodes:
- a CDS encoding decaprenyl-phosphate phosphoribosyltransferase; its protein translation is MRDYIKLLRPKDWAKNLFLFVPSFFAGKLFNLHKFELLIGGFIAFSFLASSIYILNDYRDIEADRKHPTKCKRPLAAGSVSKPTALIICFLLLAAGLLISYLLDSSGKFLFVTSLYYLLNIGYCFGLKNVSILDMIIVAIGFVLRVKGGSVLAEVDLSQWLTIMTFLLAIFMAIAKRRDDVMLKTSTGQEMRKVIKGYNLDFLNTMLGLICAILIVTYINYTVSSAVLYSQFGHRIYYTALFVIAGIMRYLQITFVLNKAGSPTEILYKDRFIQVTLLLWIASFFFILYMKDVTIFDK
- a CDS encoding FAD-binding oxidoreductase, with translation MKKVIANWGNYPAMESDERLFSYDDQLQDIIRNSPHFIPRGNGRCYGDASLAGETINTIKYDKILSFDSENGVFECQSGLTLDQILEVIVPKGWFLPVTPGTKFITIGGAVGSDVHGKNHHVDGTFGQHIIDMDIILADGSLVTCSPSQLPDLFEATCGGMGLTGMITRVKFQLKKIPSSYISQKQIKAANLEELIRLFEEYKHYTYSMAWIDCLQKGNSFGRGIMTIGEFAKPEELNEKQRKAPLALPKKKAITIPFNFPSWSLNTFTVKAFNFLYYNKNVKKEISSVTTYEPFFYPLDALLHWNRCYGKKGFVQYQFVLPLEAKEGLIDILRRIGARGMGSFLVVLKVFGKQENSLISFPFEGYTLALDFPVRKGLFEFLDELDQVVLKYGGRLYMSKDARMKPSMLEAGYPRLQEFKSIVQKYNPDGKIRSIQSDRLELTK
- a CDS encoding SDR family oxidoreductase, which produces MPTVLILGAASDMAVAIAKKYASKGFNVQLAARNTGRLQALQSDIAIRYNVQCSLHEFDALNFESHQSFFYNLDHKPEITICVFGYLGDNEIARANWNESAKIINTNYTGAVSILNVVSNFYAAQKSGTIVGISSVAGERGRQSNYMYGSAKAGFTAYLSGLRNRMFHENVHVASVQPGFVYTAMTANMKLPPLLTAKPEDVANTVFNAAAKKKNVVYVKWFWRWIMLIIKSVPEFMFKKLKL
- a CDS encoding HAD-IB family hydrolase, with product MSRRIAFFDFDGTITTKDTMLKMIRYTFGPWKFMIGFMLNSPFIVAYKLGLISNHVAKQQVLRFFFGKLSTEKFNALCREYAEEAIPLVVRAKAMKEIELLKLNGAAVIVVSASPENWLQPWCHANGLQLLATRMQVSNGRITGRIEGLNCHGVEKVRRIREAFDLAQFDHVYCYGDTNGDKPMLELATVSFFKPFR
- a CDS encoding PKD domain-containing protein; this encodes MKNLLAILCLLVTATASAQLTARTIKKTGSNEDIAFYEFKPLNYDPAVKYPMIVFLHGYGERGNGTTTLSRVLEQGLPRNIRDGHNMTFTWNGKTETFIVLMPQLNENYYSFWQNFIIDEMIKYGKANFSVDTDRIFLTGLSMGGGGTWAYCGASESNGRQFAAIATSCGACQSTDWCNIAKADLPMWSFHANDDNSAAPVSCTIGSITNIRNNCSPKVDPIMTIWPTGGHGIWGRVYDVTHNNQNPNLYEWFLGQNKSLPVNRRPVANAGPDATISTARPQVNLSAVYSKDEDGKLVKYFWRKVSGPSVGTIMTPESADGLTRVVNLTSAGTYVYELKAVDDRADWSVDQVTITVVNGTAPNIPPVTEAGPDQEVLIAEADLNGGSSYDPDGTVVSYRWNKIEGPAVYSLSDANASAPKISNLLIGDYKFELTTTDNLGATTKDTVVVKSNSIVLPIKLKAFTAYPSGTGTQLNWTTSEETGDEQFKIEASDDGKKFATVYSTRSAGKVPQQTYSWFHVNGQSYYRLKIVSAGKPMYSKIVPIHRDKLSVNTEFFPNPVQQTLWVSVNNQERGRLTVRILSMDGRLIKQSQYAKQQDQLMADIDTRDINTGIYLVAITGENGWREVRKIVKK
- a CDS encoding DUF4136 domain-containing protein; its protein translation is MKNFILTIGIAASSMLVLAGCTKDPLDNMSEEESRIYITNHDSTAAFSSYSTFSVADSVAVIDNNKLSEKSLSDVDAAFIAAVKKQLQDRGYTLVAKDADPDLGININRIYNTYSGIVSYPDYWGGYPGIWDPWYWGYPGYGYYWPGFYGVYSIKEGALSIDALDLKNADKDNKIHGVWNGLIRGSGIFRPGAGDSQIKALFDQSPYFKRS
- a CDS encoding outer membrane beta-barrel protein encodes the protein MKKISIIASMIAGALLVTLLPHQSQAQQGVTKLNIGYNIASPLGSFKDEVNKTSFRGWTANVLYGVTDKISVGLGTGYQDFYQKYPRANYKLVEGGDISAVVSNSIQVVPILATGQYNFLPEGPVQPYAGVGVGGNLVFYRQFLGEFSSSKTKFGFAVRPEAGVYIPFGRNSRSGITVNANYNYMPFNYNGVKQLSNWGGGVGVKFPLE
- a CDS encoding T9SS type A sorting domain-containing protein, with the protein product MFAIASLCFCLQVQAQSWDKMTEGHDRNDILMADDLKGWNVGANGVIAYTINGGVRWNYQPSGTYETLNRIWRFNDNDIWVAGNNGTILHWNGQAWSTQTSGVTTNLTAIWGTDPSHIWVAGANGLILFWNGSSWATQTSGTTVRLTGISGTDASNVWVSGESGTILKWDGSSWTPQSSGTGNHLNDIWAFDNDHLWAVGISGTVLKFDGTSWSRQSANAAGVIMRVTGTSATNVWLVIQEGGVIQYNGTFWISRNAIAGLSSVSVIAANKVWIAAANGMVLKYSGSGFSIQTESLGDNTIAIWGTSSTNIWVANQTDVLQKWDGTSWTRYNTPFLGKYKSLWGYSNTEFYGASHTGNIILKSFDWVGMNLFTMHNLNCVWGLNQTFVWAVGDNGTVRKRAVPYWDAYYAGPDHLYKIWGTDGNNIWTVGANGGIYKLTGTTFTREASGVSQQLNAIHGTDANNVWVAGKAGTILHWDGSTWTQIVSGTTVDLADIFVNATNDVLVVGTGGTIRRWNGSIWQTEVSNTNKNLTGITKLDGTTYIIGEKGLVMTYSSATLPLRLTAFTGYRNKSSNRIEWKTADESNTSLFSVERSSDGRSYSAIASIPAKGQGNGIYSYDDHFPGTGSATLYYRLQMIDKDGAFTYSKVIVLKTPANERIIAYPNPVKDIVTIALPDRQLLNTSAILTDVNGRRVREITITRQHQLIEMGGLSAGLYMLRFSNGKTIGLQKQ